From a single Maniola hyperantus chromosome 3, iAphHyp1.2, whole genome shotgun sequence genomic region:
- the LOC117996527 gene encoding TAR DNA-binding protein 43-like has protein sequence MSFEYLPVAEDENEEPIELPIEEDGTLMLTTVSAQFPSCCGLKYRHPETKTFRGIRLRDGKLFPPPEGWGNHLYICSFPKENKRKSGENSETSSIKSKRNDNLCSDLIVLGLPWKATEQTVREHFEKFGEVLMAQLKRDPKTGMSKGFAFIRFSSYTSQMRALAQRHMIDGRWCDVRIPNSKEGSLNSMPCKVFVGRCTEDLTANDLREYFSQFGEVTDVFIPKPFRAFSFITFLDPEVAQNLCGQDHIIKGVSVNVSNASPKQNKSGSNQRNLPSRNYDEGHPHNASNNNSWSNRNMDMVNMQALGLSGQHGQTAVAGGGGQGQGGSMPLGMGGLPVNQALVAAALNQAGWGLINNIPSGGSEQGAFAGPASSAPPAPPNFLSWMQQGNSAQGPSSQWGQRHQSQGHSV, from the coding sequence ATGTCCTTCGAGTACTTGCCCGTGGCTGAAGATGAAAATGAAGAACCCATAGAACTTCCAATCGAAGAAGATGGTACGTTGATGTTAACAACAGTATCCGCGCAATTTCCTAGCTGTTGTGGACTGAAGTATCGTCATCCCGAGACAAAAACATTTAGAGGTATTAGATTAAGGGATGGCAAGCTTTTCCCACCTCCAGAAGGTTGGGGTAATCATCTTTATATTTGCAGTTTTCCGAAAGAAAATAAACGAAAATCAGGTGAAAATTCAGAAACTTCATCGATTAAAAGTAAACGTAATGATAATCTGTGCTCTGATTTAATTGTTTTGGGATTGCCATGGAAAGCAACAGAACAAACTGTACGAGAACACTTCGAGAAATTCGGCGAGGTTTTGATGGCGCAACTGAAACGTGACCCTAAAACTGGTATGTCTAAAGGTTTTGCATTCATTCGATTTTCATCATATACATCTCAAATGAGAGCGCTAGCTCAGAGACACATGATCGATGGTCGCTGGTGCGATGTACGGATACCCAACTCAAAAGAAGGCTCTCTCAATTCTATGCCTTGCAAAGTTTTTGTTGGACGCTGTACTGAAGATTTAACAGCCAATGATTTAAGAGAATACTTCTCACAATTTGGAGAAGTTACTGATGTTTTTATTCCAAAGCCTTTTAGGGCATTCAGTTTCATTACATTTTTGGATCCTGAAGTTGCACAAAACTTATGTGGTCAAGATCATATCATAAAAGGAGTTTCGGTAAATGTGTCAAATGCATcaccaaaacaaaacaaaagtggCTCTAATCAACGCAATTTACCTAGTAGAAACTATGATGAGGGCCATCCACACAATGCTTCAAATAACAACTCATGGAGTAACCGTAACATGGATATGGTAAATATGCAAGCTTTAGGTTTATCTGGACAGCACGGCCAAACTGCTGTGGCTGGAGGAGGTGGCCAGGGGCAAGGTGGCAGTATGCCACTGGGCATGGGAGGCTTACCAGTAAATCAGGCACTTGTGGCAGCAGCTTTGAATCAAGCCGGTTGGGGTCTAATCAACAATATACCGTCAGGAGGCTCTGAACAAGGAGCTTTTGCAGGCCCAGCTTCTTCCGCTCCCCCTGCACCACCCAACTTTCTTTCATGGATGCAACAAGGTAATTCTGCACAGGGACCTTCTAGTCAGTGGGGACAAAGACACCAATCCCAAGGCCATTCTGTTTGA